One genomic segment of Carassius auratus strain Wakin unplaced genomic scaffold, ASM336829v1 scaf_tig00041452, whole genome shotgun sequence includes these proteins:
- the LOC113085120 gene encoding zona pellucida sperm-binding protein 3-like, which translates to MGFLQGVLVLVVIVAFDLKSALGSLKHRQSPSSRKPHSASASRVPDLSSQGFLSPFQKASQLPSLDYRKFAQDPLGLQEKQLLQGPVKPLDWKFPVVPEVQRELAVNFQLRKPVTPSSVAVQCSEDRVHVEVKKDLFSNGQLIQPSGLSMGGCAVVGEDSASGVLILEYALQDCNSVLMMTEDELVYTFAVTYTPVAFAGTPITRTEGAVVGIQCHYQRLHNVSSDALRPTWVPYASTEVAEDVLVFSMNLMLDDWSYQRPSNLYYLGDIINIEASVKVYNHVPLRVFVDRCVATQVPDVTSVPRYSFIENHGCLVDAKATASSSHFLPRTQEDKIRFQLEAFMFQGGSSPSIYITCTVKATLASAPSDALHKSCSFSNGWLAADGNHQVCACCDSTCGPEGRRDAPVGGVHWEGKASLGPVMVQGRQKTLTRLQ; encoded by the exons ATGGGGTTTTTGCAAGGAGTGTTAGTGCTGGTTGTGATTGTGGCTTTTGACCTAAAAAGTGCATTGGGAAGTTTGAAACACCGTCAAAGTCCAAGCAGCAGAAAGCCGCACTCAGCTTCAGCTTCCAGAGTTCCTGATCTTTCTTCTCAAGGGTTCTTGAGTCCTTTCCAAAAGGCTTCTCAGCTTCCGAGTCTTGACTACAGAAAATTTGCGCAAGACCCTCTTGGTCTTCAGGAGAAGCAGCTGTTGCAGGGTCCAGTCAAGCCTTTGGACTGGAAGTTTCCCGTCGTTCCAGAGGTGCAACGTGAGTTGGCGGTGAACTTCCAGTTGAGGAAACCTGTGACTCCCAGTAGTGTGGCTGTTCAATGCAGTGAGGACCGGGTTCATGTGGAGGTAAAGAAGGATCTGTTTAGCAATGGTCAACTGATCCAGCCATCTGGTTTGTCTATGGGAGGCTGTGCTGTTGTTGGTGAGGACTCTGCCTCTGGGGTGCTCATCCTCGAATATGCACTACAGGACTGCAATAGTGTGCTGATG ATGACTGAGGATGAGCTCGTCTACACCTTTGCTGTTACCTACACCCCTGTGGCATTTGCTGGCACACCGATTACCCGTACTGAGGGTGCAGTTGTTGGCATTCAATGCCACTATCAAAG GCTCCACAATGTGAGCAGTGATGCTTTGAGGCCAACTTGGGTTCCTTATGCTTCAACAGAGGTTGCTGAAGATGTTTTGGTGTTCTCCATGAACCTCATGCTGG ATGACTGGTCCTATCAGAGGCCTTCAAATTTGTACTACTTGGGtgacattattaatattgaagCATCTGTGAAGGTGTACAACCACGTCCCCctgcgtgtgtttgtggaccGCTGTGTGGCCACCCAAGTACCTGATGTGACTTCTGTTCCGAGATATTCCTTCATTGAGAACCATGG GTGCCTTGTGGATGCCAAGGCTACGGCTTCCAGCTCCCACTTCTTGCCTCGGACCCAGGAAGACAAGATCCGGTTCCAGCTGGAGGCTTTCATGTTCCAGGGAGGATCCAGTCCTTCT ATCTACATAACTTGTACCGTGAAGGCCACTCTTGCTTCTGCACCCAGTGACGCTCTCCACAAATCCTGTTCCTTTTCCAACGG GTGGCTTGCTGCTGATGGGAACCACCAGGTTTGTGCTTGCTGTGACTCAACATGTGGTCCTGAAGGTCGACGTGATGCTCCTGTTGGGG GTGTTCATTGGGAAGGCAAGGCCTCACTCGGTCCTGTAATGGTTCAAGGGCGACAGAAGACTCTAACTAGACTTCAATAA